aaacaaaagggagaaaataaatgaaataaatgcattgttctttataaaatatatgcattaattTGTTGTACTGAACTATAGTTTTGGAAGTTGTTGTTTAGTCAATTTCAACATGAAGGCTGGTTGAGGCTTAAAAATATCATATGATTATTACTCTACTTCTAGCTAGTTATAACCCTAGCTAGATCTATGAATTTAATCTGTTTATCACCCCAATGAATATTCTGTGGATATGGTTGTTGCATCATACTCGACTCCAGCAAAGtctgaatttaaagtttataaacTCATATTAGTAATCATGCATATGTAGTTCTAGCCTGCTCGCCCCTATTTTGTAAgatgtaattttatttgtggcTCAACTTGATTCGATAAGTTTATACATGTGATGAATGTCTTTtttactaataatattttttcgaaaatgaaaatgcaatgaaCTATAGTAATTTCACTGCATGTTATTATCCAATGTATATATGGATGCATTTAGTTTATTGTGCTGgccttgtatatatatatagaggtaGATGAGATTTAGAGAGCTGGCTATATATATGTAGCATTTAGCATGCAAAATGCAATGGTTGAATAATATTCAAAGTaccattatttatttactagTTGTGCTTGTGTAAAAAAACTGATAATCaagaaggaaaataaaacaTCAATTTATGTCGATTTGTCCCCTCCCTACCTCCCATATATACCCCTCCATGCTTTTTTCCCATCAATTTTACTACTCCctttatcccaatttatgtgacacttttcgaattttgaaattcaaacaagtctattttttatcataattttttcatatatcttttaaatattttgaattgtcaattattgtgacttatggTACTTTTTACAtacttaacaaatatataaatttcatttcaaaaatttgaagattccgATGCATGCGCAAATTCCTAGTCaaattaaattgtttgactctcgaaaaatgaaaagtgccacataaattgggacagggGAATAGTATTTTACATTTGTTGTTTCCCCTCAGTCATAAGTAATGGGAAACaagacaaatttatttttgaacttATCTCAAAAAGCCAGTTACAcatttaaactatatatatatcatgacGACCTATTAAACATCTTTATCATTCAAAAGTAAATTTATTTGCCCACTTTCTTTACTCTCCTCGCATTTTTATTCCCCCACTTCCATTTTTACTAAATGTGTGAATAAAGTATCACATGAGGCAACAATATCGAATTTTAGGAAAATTTTGTTGATTTGGCTCAAagcaaaaaaatataacatatgatAAGATTATTTTTAGGCTGATTTATAAAAATTTTCAGATATCCCTGACTACGTACTCTGCCTCACCATATCGTATTTGCGTATGTTAAGCATAAATACATTTGCAATACTTTCTACTTATTcgtcaaacaaacaaaaaaagtaagaaaatcaaatatttttcgaaaCAATATCTTTCAAACCATATACACCCTTAGAAGTTTTTTCCATCCACTCTCTACACAACTTATCGCGTGTTTTCactaatcttattttattttattgattaaaGTGTCTacgtttaaattttgaattaggcTTAATCCTAACATaactttaataaataaaaaaggaaactttATCTTATATTCCTTCTACTTACTTTCTTGGTAAAAATGTTAGTCATTTGAACGTAATCATATATATGTACTACTAACTGCCTTTTGCTATTAAATAAAAACTATAGAATATACCCAACAAAGTTATGGGGGTTCCAAAAATAAATGCATTGGTGATTGAAGAGTACTCAGAAATGTTGAACAAAATGGGAAAAAAAGATGAAAGTAAAGgttaaaaaaggtaaaaagtGAAAGTCTAGGGGGTCGAAATTGAAGCACGCCAAGTTTCATTTTAGTAATTTAACACCATTCCCGGGGATCCAATGGATTCTACAGGCGTGAGTCCAAAGACCCTTATCTCAGATAGGGACGTCGGGGCAGATCTAGAGTATCGTCTACGTACTATAAATTCACGTAAATTTAATGTTCAAATTATAGCTTGAGATTGTtgtagaaattcataaattttgagAGAATATATGATTGAAGTTGAAGAAAGTAATATCTACGTATTAGCTACTCCCTCCGTcaactatatatattaattaaaaataaacgtTTACTTGTACTTATTCAGTTtggaaaattaagagataatttaccaCTTTATAcacattttacccttattattaactatagtcattttcaacacattttctaaaaaattgaatttatttaaagataatatagtgaaattattattatatttattgctCCTTAAAGTTGTACTATTAAGGCAATATTGAACCAGTAAAAATAGACGAAGGTGTTCCAATCGCTATGGactatgttaaaaataaatgtctAAGTTGAAatcagaaaaaatatattttcaaatatttaatttagttgAATTTGTATTTTGAGCATGATCAAGTTGAACCAATTTTGTTCCCAATGGGGAATCATTTTCTCCTTTTCATCTTGAAAATTTTCTTCAAAGACAAGaaacttttcttttatgaaatataaaagaaaagttcaagattccATAAATtataaagatatatattctAACTTTTCAGAAAATTACAAGAAACATGAGAATAAGATACATATAGAAAGAAAAGTCGTCTATATGGTGAAAAAGAGAACACGATGCATTTTCCAACAATAGATAAtagcaaaattttcaattttcttgtgGTTCTCATATTATTCTGGTGATTTATATTCATATATAACTAGCTCTATATGGTGTgtgaatttgttatatacatTATCTATTAGGGGAAAAAATGGTTGATATTGGCATTTGAGGAATTGTATAAATCAATGTTGTCCCCTTTTAAGTGAAAATATGGACCACTCTCCCAATTATAAAACACCAAACTTCGCGTATAGTGACATGTTACCTTACTGTTACTACCTCATGATTTACCTACGAATCAACTGAATTCAGTAACTTTAATcggaattatatatatttaaaatttaaaacttaaaaactcaatattatgaatttgaaatttaaaacttaaaaactcaattttatgaatttgacTTCGACAGACTATATGtgaaataataacataatcaatataatctttttcagaaaaaatagTGTACGCAGACTTTATCCTTATCTTAAGCTTATAGATAAAATGTGTGGTGAATAGTTTAAAATTCAGAGCTTTTTGGAGGCTTTCTTTGACAGCTTCCATTCTCTTTCTATTCTTCTATTTTATCCCTTCTCTCACATGTTTCACTTCAAACTTCCATAAAAAAAAGATTCCACCCTGCTTAattccattttatttatttttaaacaaaacCCTCTCTTGTAATTTGTGAATGTAATTCAAAATTAGAGATAATGTAAAGTCAAGTATACCCTCTATCCTGCAGGGCTATTACAAAAATCCCAGGAgtgttaaaaattatttgaaccTGTCTTTATAATATGAGTCATCCTCggtaataatattttattataataatgaagattttttaaaataaaattggacattcatattatgttatttatatattatatttatatttgcatCTTATTATAATAATAGAAAAGAACAGTGGAACAAACGACAATGTTATagagaaatttgattgtaaatacAGTATCATCATATGTGCATATTTTATTAAATCGTGGTTAAGAATTGCATATTTTCACTTCATTAAAACTGTAAGATGATGTAATAGTATATCGTACATATTCGATGTAGATAAGTTTCTAtcatttaaactttttttttcgaaaaattATGGTATGTAACTTTACTACCCTCTTTCCAGCAGGGTTATTACAGCAGGAGtgtgaaaaattatttgaacCCATCTTTATAATACGAGTCATCCTcgataataatattattataattaagattttttttaaaaaaaatggacattcgtattatgttatttatatattatatctatATTTGCATCttgttttaataataaaaaggaataTTGAAACAAGCAACAAGCATTATAGAGAAATTTGATTATAAATACATTATATGTGCATATTTTACTAAATCATGATTAAGAATTGCATATTTTCACTTCATTAAAATGGTAAGATAATGTcatatattgtaaatattcggtGTAGATAAGTTTTTATCATTTAATCTTTTCTTATCGAAAAATTACGCTATGTAAAATTGTAGATAAGTTaaatttcttgatatttatGTATACATATTATATGTTAAATTCCTTTGGGATATCTGTGCGTGTGCTTCTTATATTGCCTATTTCAAATTCATATCGTAAAAGTTGACACTTTGCTTTCGTTTGGCCGttgattttgaagttgaaatttgtaaattttgagttattatagtttgagattatattgtattttactTAACGTAACTTTTGTtagtgaaaataaaatttcttccaaaattggtcaaaaacttcaaaatattttaaagacaaattttcaaaatctgatTCAAAATCTTTGATCAACGTTAGTTTCACAACCCTGCTCATCCCTATTAAAGTGGACCGTTTATAACAAACAAGTGGAAATAACACACCCCACAGAATCATATTCTAACTATATAAAAGAACAAATTTTCTTGAGGAAGTTATCTTCAAAAATAAATCGAACTTTTCTAAAATAGCCTAGAGGAAGAAAACGAGTTACATTTCCATTTTAGTGAATTAGTTTATAGTTGAAACTTCAGTCTTACCAAATAACACATGATCAATAACAGAAAAATTCCTTATTGTTATTTTGCTTTGTTTACAAGGGAGAATAAAGATGAAAGGTAAAACATTTAAAAGTTAGCTACATTAAGACaataataatttgtttaaatAACTGTCTGCCTACTTTAGGCAAATTATGACAATTTACTTAAAAAGGACAGTGTGATGCACAATAAACATTCCGTGTTAGTAGGGTTCAGGGAAGAAAGAGTGTGATGTATATAGTTTATCCTAATGCagatattaataattatttccaCAACTCAATCATTGACCTATAGGTCACATAGAGACACTTTTCCTATTGTTCTAACTAAAAAACATAcgattatattaaaaataaaaataaagatgagGATCGTAAAATTTAATCATCGACTTAACTTGTAGCAAGAACaaacgaaaaaaaataatattcccATTGATGTGCACAATAGATACTAAAGCTAGAGTATGGATCGATAAAGAATCACAATTTTCAGTTATCGCATTCATATATTTATCTTTACTACACATtgaataaagaataaaataagattttttatttaacagAATCCACaaattacataataattattgtttgggcttgggacttccatgttggaggtctcaagttcgaaaccccttNAAATAATATTCCCATTGATGTGCACAATAGATACTAAAGCTAGAGTATGGATCGATAAAGAATCACAATTTTCAGTTATCACATTCAGATATTTATCTTTACTACACATtgaataaagaataaaataaaaatttttaCTTAACAGAATCCACaaattacataataattactGTTATAAAATGATTATCTTTGCGATATTATTAAATTCTTTCGATatcctatttcattttataGTTAGTACGTTTTATGAACCGTTACAAtagtatttgttttttttctagGTAGATATATATTTACGACATTTATATggtatctttatatttttagtcgTTGAACATTGCAACTAGACCTATATATATCAGAGAAAACaaattttgagttaaaattttgatttggaAAAAGAGGACCCAAAATATGATTACATTACAAGTAGTTTGAGAACACCAAAATCAAATGGATTTGAAAGATCTCGTATGATTACATATTAATAATTACTATTGGTAAATTAGTGTACAAATGTATCATGATGATTAATGCGTGATTTTCGTGGCTCAAAATCTTTAATTTGGCGGTTTCAACAAATCATTTCTACTAATTATATTTCTATAGTTAGAAAAAAAGAGATTATCATTGTATTTTCAAAATAGTGTATTAAAAAGTAACGTTTTAAAATTAATGTATCATTAATTggatcaaattatttttctgcTATATTTGGTCAACTGTACTGTTCAAATTCAGTAAAGAGTCTTGATCGGGTATAAAATACGatctttttttatgtatattaaatATTACAATAATATTTAGTATAGTCCCACAAATGAGTAGAATATAAGGTGTaccaaattttataaaataaaaatattattttcgaAACATTCTCAACTCGATTATTTCGCGATGGATAAAaccaaaacataaaaatcatacaTAGTAACTCTGGGTTTTTTCAAAAACCCAATTTTCAAGTACATTCATGAATATGGGATAAcgttttgtacatttgacaatTGACATCATtgtaatagaagaaaaaaaaatgcttcCATTTCAAgagtgttttattttttaaaatgtaatgaTACCTTTACTTAAAAATCAACaaagaatttttctttttaaacttaTAGCTCAATTATCATGAAAACAAAACCATACAAAATCTATTGGCATTTATGaaaatcttaattttatattaaaatcttTTGTTCgcaagtaaaaaagaaataatcgtCTATAATAACAATtacaataacatcaaaatcaatGTAATCTCATGAGTAAGgtacaaaagagaagaaagatagAATATAAGTAAATCTTATTATAGTATTATTCCACAAGTcaaacaattaaacaaaaaggataaaaagtacaaatttatttattttttcaaaccaaaaatataaaataaaaataacccgACCAAAGAAACAATTTGACCGTATGACAAATAACagaatattttgatttatacaCAAAAGTAGGACCCTATAAAAAGTTGCTACTTTTTATCAAATCTTTCTCAATATCACTactcatttattaattttgttcttgCTCTTCATCTACCtttatgaaatataattatatacagACACAAAAATGTATCCCATTTATGTAATTACCTCTCCCTCACAAGGGTATTACCGTCATTTCACACCTCTCCCCCCTTGACCGTCTTCATCACTCTCTCCTCTGTCATTTTTATATCGCGCCATGTCCCTTCCATTTCCATTTTCCTTCTCAGAActcaaaaagagaaagaaaaaaaattagtataaatttttactaaaaatgcaatttttatttacatttaTAATATAGTTTCAAGATTGAACAGTTTTGGTTGAGAACAGAGAAGgtgaatttttgttttgttttttgattTGAGCTTTGTCGTCGTTAATGGCGACTGGTTGGGTGAAATCATGGCAATGTAAGTCAAGAGCTTTAGACGACGTCGTTAACAATCACCACCATCAATATCACATCTTACCCAACTCAGCTAGTTGCAAAAATGGAGTCAAAAGCCTCAAAGATGTAGTGGAAAACACCAAAAATGGAAAACCCAGAAAGAAAAAACCGTCGCGGCAGCCGGAGCAGCAGTTATCGAAACCACAGGGACCCGGTTCGAGAGGAGGATCCGAACCCGGTTTGAATAGGGAGAAATCTCGAGCGAGTACCTCCACGAGACTATCACGTGCGGCGAAGACGGATTCGTTCTTCCCGGCGTTAACTGAGTTACCGGAAGGTCACCCATCGCGAAATGTAGTCGGGATAATTTTTCAGACGAGTTGGTCTCCGAAGGTTTTTTCGGGTCGGGTTGAAATGGTTTTCAAAGTTCAGAATCTGCCCCGGACTGTGACCCGGTTTGAGGAGTATAGAGAGGTTGTGAAGTCTAGAGCCGGAAACGGCGGTGAATCGGCGGCTGAAAAGGGTGGCGAGGACCATGCACGTTGCGTTGCGGATGGGAATGAGGTGATGAGGTTTTACTGCCTGGGACCCACTAACGGCGGCGCGTACGAAACTGGAAACAGCGCGTGGACGTTTTCAGCCGGGAAAGGAGCGGCGCTGTGTACGTATTCCGGCAGCGGCGCGGCCCATGAGAATGCCGGCGGAGGGAGAGGAAGACGGGCTATGCTGGTTTGTCGGGTCATTGCGGGTCGGGTCTGTAAACAACTCGGATTCGATTCGTTGATTGAAGGCCGAGTTGGATATGACTCCGTTAGTGGAGATAACGGCGAGTTATTAGTATTTGATTCACGTGCCGTTTTACCATGTTTTCTTATTATCTacaaattgtaaaaaaaaaaaaaattaaaaaaagtattggCTTTAAAATATctccaatttttatttcatttttctggTTTTCCACTAGTAgttatatcttttttatttaaatatttttgggcTTTGTAATTATGCAATATTGGGTATAAATACTTTCTTTGATCTTTTATTGTGCATGTCATCATATATTTCACACTTTGGAATTTCATTTTTGTACTAAACCTGAATTTATTGTCACAGAGGTGTACTTTccattcaaatttgaaaaaactttTGCATGTCGTATCAAGTACTTAATATGCTCAATACGTCATAAGATTTCAGGCTCGGTGTATAGTAAAAGGAGATGTCATATTTTATCTGAGTATAGGCTCGGTGTATAGTAAAAGGAGATGTCATATTTTATCTGATTATACTCTTTATAGTACCTGCAAAAGTTTTTTCAATATTTGAGTCGAAAATGTCTAATAGAAATTCTTCATATGTGTGTACTAAgccaatttatatatttaaacatGTGCTTAATCATAATGATTAGGACTTGGGTTAAATGGGGTCTAGTGTTAATTACACATGATTCGTTCCAAAATATTGGGTATAGAAAAGACAGAACTAAAATCCACACTCAGAGCTGTCGTTCAATTTTCAACTAACACCATATAAACTTTTAAAttccaaaattaatttttttaataaaaaggcAAATTGTAACAAAGTTTATGGCTTCtataactaatataaaaagAGATGAAAGCTAGTGGTTATGATGTCAAGTAATTTTCAAGGAAAAAAGTTTGCTTGTTGATCAAAGTTGTTAATATTAGGATATTGATTTGATTGCTTCTTAGGATGTTTGTTTGGTGGCCTTAATGAAAACAATGTTCAAATTGCTATAAATTAGACATTTCAACTACAAATCGTTATGATTAAgtaaattttcttataaaatttcGTTCTTTAGGGATGGATTTTTTAAGACCTATTTTCTTGTAgtaatatttcatttttctaatGATTAACGatcaaagaaatatatatatatatatatatgtacgtGATATAATGTGAGGAGATTAAATGATagtaaaaaattacttaaaagacaaatattacttaaaaaatttcaatgcATGTGTTTTCCattgaaatttctttttttaaggcATCAAATGTGAATTCTTTCTAACTTGGCTTGCTCATATATAATCTATGATTCTTTGAgtcaattattaataatatatatgatactTGGAGTTAGTTGTCAACAAAGTAGAGAAGCAAAATATAAGATgttatcttctcttttttccAACATGATGTTAACTGAATTTATACATATTGTTGAATACCAAAATTGAGGTCAAAGGGTAGTTCAGTTGGTTAAGGCATTCCGTAATCCGTATTTTACAGTGACGGATTCAAGATTTTCATTAActgaatttaaaatatgaaaagcaCATACATGAAAAACTAAGGGGAGGTCCAACTTCAcctatacatataaaataattctAATCATACATTAAAAAACGTAATTTTCCGCCGAATGAGACCCCGTTAATCTTACCTAGCTTCACCCATGATCCTTCACATGTGGTTGAAGGACAGAATCTCATTCCCCTTCCTTCTACAAGTAAAGTTAGCGGAGGCTATTATGTACGCAAATCTTACCCCTACAAATTCTCTGAACTAacgacataatatatatatatatatatatatgttgcgCCAGTTACGCCTTGATCATAACGGAGGCATGAAATGAAAGCTACAACTTAACTTAAGAATGGTCGTTTTCTCTCCTTCCTACTTTGACCAGTTTCCCAgtctttgtttaattttcaaaatttaagaaaataataaaataaatgtagGTGGCATAAATTCTTAATTTGACTAATGTAATTGTTTAGTTGATAGTTTGCTCATTAAATTGccttaatattttaaaaagtttttaagttatatatatcgTAGGCCGTAGCTATCaaatcattcaaaaaaaaaacatctatatgtaaaattttatttagagtgtgaaatttataatcttaGATCAGTTACGTGCTACAATACCTCAAAATGACATGATGGTGTAAGACAGTTGTCGCATAATTTAAACATTTTGTAAGTGTTAAAATTTGCACTTGTCTTCACTTGACAAAAGCATGCAACACAACCATTGGGTAACAAAATGGGTTCTAGGATTACCTAATCACAAAAACTTGCTTTTGtaccattttttatttgatttcaagATTTTCATCAATTGCCAAAATTCTAATTTCTcgtttgattataaattttgggagtagatttttcaagaaaataaattagaaaacatTATTTGTCaatgaaatttgattaatttttgaaaatctattcaTCAGACCAGTTTGTGGTGAATTTTCACTTCAACTCGCAaagctttaatttttttcctagtAAAAGCATGTCAACACAAGTacacaacttcaaattctaaaacCTATTTTTCAAAAGCTTTATTTTTTCGAGTTTCAACTAAATCTAACTTATGCATTTGCTTAAAGAGAACCAAAATTGAAGAGAGCACAGAAAAAGGTATTTCAACAACAATTCTCATATATAAACCAGAGGCTCTACTTTTGTGCTTCCATTACTATCTCTTAATTTCAATATTGAACCGAGGATCTATCAAAAGCCATCTCTCTGCGTCTAAAGGGGTACATTgtaccctccccaaaccccactttGTGGAATATGTTGTTGAAACCAGAGGCTCTATTTCATAGAATAAGATGATAAATTTCTAATGAACAATCCATTTTGCATAATTTTTCTTCACTTAAGCTCATGAATGAGTTCTCCACATAACCAAAAGGCCTTTTTCAAAATTCACTACACATAATCAAGAATGAAAAGATAATAACCCAGACAAGTTGGCCAATAATAGCGCCCTCTAATGTACAGTTTGTTATGACAATAAACATAATTCGCCTGCAGATACTACCGATACTCCACCAGCACGTACAATGGCTTGCCATTCAACTTCTCCTTACcctgcaacaacaacaaagttATCTTAGAGAAGAACACAAGGCAGAGATATGCTTCTTTAGCTTTCCAGGTATAAGAAAATGAGAGAACGAATCATGCATCAGGAGGACGCTACCATAACTTTGGTTTTCCATGTGTAAAAAGATAGGTTTTGGTACTAAAGTTTAACTATTCACCAACTTGCTAAGGAATGTGGAAAGACGGGCAGTTAGTTCACGAGTAATTCTGATCAAGTCTTTGCCAAGATATTTCCTTAAAAGCATTTTTGGCAAGAAGATTTATGTTCTAAGTACATAGTCCTGAATATTTCACATTGTAACCTGATGACCAAGCAAGTTAACCATACATTGTGGATCAGAAGAAGAGCAGTAAGAGCGTAAGATGCACCTTTAATTCTGGTATTTCAATCACACATGCACATTCAACCACTTCTGCACCAGCACGCTCTGCGAAAGAACaattttattcaacaaattgcaaaaaaaatt
This genomic stretch from Solanum stenotomum isolate F172 chromosome 10, ASM1918654v1, whole genome shotgun sequence harbors:
- the LOC125878451 gene encoding uncharacterized protein LOC125878451, which translates into the protein MATGWVKSWQCKSRALDDVVNNHHHQYHILPNSASCKNGVKSLKDVVENTKNGKPRKKKPSRQPEQQLSKPQGPGSRGGSEPGLNREKSRASTSTRLSRAAKTDSFFPALTELPEGHPSRNVVGIIFQTSWSPKVFSGRVEMVFKVQNLPRTVTRFEEYREVVKSRAGNGGESAAEKGGEDHARCVADGNEVMRFYCLGPTNGGAYETGNSAWTFSAGKGAALCTYSGSGAAHENAGGGRGRRAMLVCRVIAGRVCKQLGFDSLIEGRVGYDSVSGDNGELLVFDSRAVLPCFLIIYKL